One genomic window of Candidatus Pseudobacter hemicellulosilyticus includes the following:
- a CDS encoding TlpA disulfide reductase family protein — MKTLRYPICLLILFNCLSAFSQQTVPITLSGIIKGGYTGKVYLSFNEYRRAADTITAEVQDGHFTFKQHISLPVRAMIHLESPSHLPDFFIDQPNTTMDCTYQLNTYNSGKDTMRLLNLDTVRGSKMEAVRNDFLRSVNLKIDNSLEGIEQASLYFDKLQAFIQANPASKLSAHLLSKCDKLDYKQLLALYSLLDSGLYSSSEMKFLNSLMSSREKLNRGLLDPGTPVYDTTFLSDKDQPAHFSDLKGNCFLVVFWGSYCAPCRREIPELKELDRLYRDKGLTLVSISIEASKEKWQKALAEEKMPWAQWLDREAQLYNYYGLHGVPCLFLLDKDKKIIAWGQFKELRKKVEELMQ, encoded by the coding sequence ATGAAAACCCTGCGTTATCCTATCTGCCTGTTAATTCTTTTCAATTGTCTTTCGGCCTTTTCTCAGCAAACAGTTCCTATTACCCTTTCAGGTATCATCAAGGGCGGCTATACCGGGAAAGTATACCTCTCCTTCAATGAATACCGGCGTGCCGCCGACACTATCACTGCTGAAGTACAGGATGGCCATTTCACCTTCAAACAGCATATCAGCCTGCCCGTTCGGGCTATGATCCACCTGGAAAGCCCATCGCACCTGCCGGACTTTTTTATTGACCAGCCTAATACTACAATGGACTGCACGTATCAGCTGAATACCTATAATTCCGGCAAAGACACCATGCGTTTACTGAACCTTGACACTGTAAGAGGCAGCAAAATGGAAGCGGTCAGGAATGATTTTCTCAGGTCTGTCAACTTAAAAATCGACAATTCACTGGAAGGCATTGAACAAGCTTCCCTGTATTTTGATAAGCTGCAGGCATTTATCCAGGCAAATCCTGCCAGCAAGCTGTCGGCTCATCTTCTTTCCAAATGTGACAAGCTGGATTATAAGCAGCTGCTGGCTTTGTACAGCCTGCTGGACAGCGGACTGTACAGCAGCTCAGAAATGAAATTCCTGAACAGCTTAATGAGTTCCAGGGAAAAACTAAATCGTGGTTTGCTGGATCCCGGAACGCCTGTCTATGACACTACTTTTCTCTCAGATAAAGACCAGCCTGCTCATTTCAGCGATCTGAAAGGCAACTGTTTCCTGGTAGTCTTCTGGGGTTCCTATTGCGCACCCTGCCGGAGAGAGATCCCTGAGCTCAAAGAACTTGACCGGTTATACAGAGACAAAGGCCTCACCCTGGTCAGTATTTCCATTGAGGCGTCAAAAGAAAAATGGCAAAAAGCGCTGGCAGAGGAAAAAATGCCCTGGGCGCAATGGCTGGACAGAGAAGCCCAATTGTATAATTATTATGGCCTTCATGGCGTCCCCTGCCTGTTCCTGCTGGATAAGGACAAAAAGATCATTGCCTGGGGACAGTTTAAAGAGCTCAGGAAAAAAGTGGAGGAATTGATGCAGTAA
- a CDS encoding DNA topoisomerase 3 has translation MKVCIAEKPSVARDIAAILGAKARKEGYYEGNGYQVTWTFGHFCTLKEPHDYTDQWKFWRLEDLPMIPPSFGIKLIDNSGVQKQFKVIEQLVHACEEVINCGDAGQEGELIQRWVLLKAQCTAPVKRLWISSLTEQAIREGFQKLKTADQYDNLYAAGSARAIGDWLLGMNATRLFTKKFAQGKTVLSIGRVQTPTLAMIVARQKEINAFTAEEYWELKTIYRETEFTATIDRIKAPDRAEKGLAYLKEHPFEITSFEKKEGKEGNPRLFDLTALQVEANKKYAYSADDTLKYIQNLYEKKLVTYPRVDTTYLSEDLHPKIAGIMQDLTPYAALIAPILEKPIPKLKTVFDDKKVTDHHAIIPTGIFPSSLALEEKRIYDLVARRFIAAFYPECKIANTTVLGKVGQVPFKATGKQILEPGWKEVYANDTSAKKEDEEEEKILPVFEAGESGPHTPRIHQGKTTPPKAYTEATLLRAMETAGKQVDDEEMRELLKDNGIGRPSTRSNIIETLFRRKYIEKRKKNIYATQTGMDLIDTIRTELLKSPELTGIWEGKLRQIEKGEYAMETFKQELIQMVQDLTVEVKTATYKVISIAPDQPAKKEEDKAEKPKKEPKPKEPKKVIVPEEQQCPKCKAHLLKKGHTAYGCANFSVCGFKIPFEVFGKKLTDKQMADLLTKGKTGKAKGWKLPGSAAETEGRLQFNSSFQLEIA, from the coding sequence ATGAAGGTTTGCATTGCGGAAAAGCCCAGCGTGGCCAGGGATATTGCAGCTATTCTCGGCGCCAAAGCCCGGAAAGAAGGATACTATGAAGGCAACGGCTACCAGGTGACCTGGACCTTCGGCCATTTCTGTACCCTCAAGGAACCGCATGACTATACAGACCAGTGGAAATTCTGGCGACTGGAAGACCTGCCCATGATCCCGCCCAGCTTCGGGATCAAGCTGATTGATAACAGCGGGGTCCAGAAACAATTTAAGGTCATTGAACAGCTGGTGCATGCCTGCGAAGAAGTCATCAACTGCGGTGACGCCGGCCAGGAAGGCGAATTGATCCAGCGCTGGGTACTGCTCAAAGCACAATGCACAGCCCCTGTTAAACGACTATGGATCTCCTCCCTGACAGAGCAGGCCATCCGCGAAGGTTTCCAGAAACTCAAAACAGCCGATCAATACGATAATCTCTATGCAGCAGGCAGCGCCCGGGCTATCGGCGACTGGCTCCTGGGCATGAACGCCACCCGCCTGTTCACTAAGAAATTTGCCCAGGGCAAAACAGTCCTGTCCATCGGCAGGGTCCAGACCCCTACCCTGGCCATGATCGTTGCCCGGCAGAAAGAGATCAACGCCTTCACCGCCGAAGAATACTGGGAACTGAAGACCATTTACCGGGAAACGGAATTCACGGCCACCATCGACCGGATCAAGGCGCCGGACCGTGCTGAAAAAGGACTGGCCTATCTCAAAGAACATCCTTTTGAGATCACCTCCTTTGAAAAGAAGGAAGGCAAAGAAGGTAATCCCCGCCTCTTTGACCTCACAGCCTTACAGGTGGAAGCCAATAAGAAATACGCCTATTCAGCAGATGATACCCTGAAATATATCCAGAACCTGTACGAGAAAAAACTGGTCACCTATCCCCGCGTAGATACCACCTACCTCTCGGAAGACCTGCACCCAAAAATTGCCGGTATCATGCAGGACCTGACACCCTATGCAGCCCTGATAGCGCCGATCCTGGAGAAGCCCATCCCAAAGCTGAAAACAGTGTTCGATGATAAGAAAGTGACCGATCACCACGCCATCATTCCAACCGGCATATTTCCTTCCAGCCTGGCGCTGGAGGAAAAACGTATATACGACCTGGTAGCCCGGCGCTTTATCGCCGCCTTTTACCCGGAATGTAAAATTGCCAATACCACTGTACTGGGTAAAGTGGGACAGGTGCCCTTTAAAGCTACCGGCAAACAGATACTGGAGCCAGGCTGGAAAGAAGTATACGCCAACGATACCAGCGCCAAAAAGGAAGACGAGGAAGAAGAAAAGATCCTGCCCGTATTTGAAGCCGGGGAAAGCGGTCCGCATACGCCGAGGATACACCAGGGCAAGACCACCCCGCCCAAAGCCTATACGGAAGCCACCCTGCTGCGGGCCATGGAAACTGCCGGCAAACAGGTGGACGATGAAGAAATGCGCGAACTGCTGAAAGATAACGGCATTGGCCGGCCATCCACCCGCTCCAATATCATTGAAACCCTCTTCAGAAGAAAATACATAGAGAAACGCAAGAAGAATATCTACGCTACACAAACAGGGATGGACCTGATTGATACCATCCGGACAGAACTGCTGAAAAGTCCCGAACTGACTGGCATCTGGGAAGGAAAATTACGGCAGATAGAAAAAGGCGAGTATGCCATGGAAACTTTCAAGCAGGAGCTGATCCAGATGGTTCAGGACCTGACCGTGGAAGTCAAGACCGCCACCTACAAAGTGATCAGCATAGCGCCCGACCAGCCCGCTAAAAAAGAAGAAGATAAAGCCGAAAAGCCAAAGAAAGAGCCCAAACCCAAAGAACCTAAAAAAGTTATTGTCCCGGAAGAACAGCAATGCCCAAAATGCAAAGCGCACCTACTCAAGAAAGGCCATACCGCCTACGGATGCGCCAACTTCAGTGTCTGCGGCTTCAAGATCCCTTTTGAAGTATTTGGGAAAAAGCTCACTGATAAACAAATGGCCGACCTGCTGACCAAGGGTAAGACCGGCAAAGCCAAAGGCTGGAAACTGCCCGGCTCAGCAGCGGAGACCGAGGGCAGGCTGCAGTTCAACAGCAGCTTTCAACTGGAAATTGCCTAA
- a CDS encoding NAD(P)H-binding protein: protein MKSTINIILTGATGMVGEGVLQTALQHPAIGTVLVITRRPSGLQHPKLKEVIHQDFGNLQAIEASLTGYDACLFCLGTTSVGKSQEDYFKTTYTLTMHVAETLSRLNTDMTFCYISGAGTDSKESSRLHWARVKGKTENDLQQLPFKAVYNFRPGFIRPMKGQRNILPVYKYIGWIFPIGRALSPGGFCKVEELGRAMIHAAQKGYPKHILEGKDIIQSS, encoded by the coding sequence ATGAAATCAACCATCAACATTATCCTCACCGGTGCTACCGGTATGGTAGGAGAAGGCGTATTGCAGACCGCACTGCAGCATCCGGCCATTGGCACAGTGCTGGTCATTACCAGAAGGCCCAGCGGGCTGCAGCATCCCAAACTGAAGGAGGTGATCCACCAGGATTTTGGGAACCTCCAGGCTATTGAAGCATCCCTGACAGGCTATGATGCCTGCCTGTTCTGCCTGGGCACCACGTCTGTTGGCAAGAGTCAGGAAGACTATTTTAAAACCACCTATACGCTGACGATGCATGTGGCCGAAACCCTGAGCCGCCTCAATACGGATATGACCTTCTGTTATATCTCAGGGGCAGGGACCGATAGCAAAGAAAGCAGTCGCCTCCACTGGGCGCGGGTCAAAGGCAAAACTGAGAACGACCTGCAACAACTTCCCTTCAAAGCTGTATACAATTTCCGGCCCGGCTTCATCAGGCCAATGAAAGGCCAACGCAATATTTTACCGGTGTACAAATACATTGGCTGGATCTTTCCCATCGGCCGGGCCCTGTCCCCTGGCGGTTTCTGTAAAGTAGAAGAATTGGGACGAGCCATGATCCATGCCGCCCAAAAGGGCTATCCCAAACATATCCTTGAAGGCAAAGACATCATCCAATCCAGCTAA
- a CDS encoding Crp/Fnr family transcriptional regulator: protein MTAAFENYLRTQTALNEADIAAVCSLAIPRKLRRNESLLKAGEVCRHKTFILQGLLRTYSAADDGSEPILQFSPELHWTLDAESYNQQLPSRYHIAAVESSELLCWQKSDFEQLLATIPGMKKHAEDIISQNIYLGRQRLLAALSASPEEKYKDFGRTYPDLLSRLPLRMIAAYLGISLKTLTRIRHAQWAR, encoded by the coding sequence ATGACAGCGGCATTTGAAAACTATCTCCGGACACAAACAGCGTTGAACGAAGCGGACATCGCCGCCGTTTGCTCGCTGGCCATTCCCCGTAAGCTACGGCGCAATGAATCATTGCTGAAGGCCGGGGAGGTATGCCGGCACAAAACATTTATCCTGCAAGGCCTGCTGCGGACCTATAGTGCAGCTGATGACGGCAGTGAGCCTATCCTCCAGTTCTCGCCGGAACTGCACTGGACCCTGGACGCAGAAAGTTATAACCAGCAGCTCCCTTCCCGTTACCATATTGCCGCAGTAGAATCCAGTGAGCTCCTCTGCTGGCAGAAATCCGATTTTGAGCAGCTGCTGGCCACTATACCCGGTATGAAAAAACATGCTGAGGATATCATCTCCCAGAATATTTACCTCGGCCGACAACGCCTGCTGGCGGCCCTGAGCGCCAGCCCTGAAGAAAAATACAAGGATTTTGGACGAACCTATCCCGACCTCTTGTCCAGGCTTCCGCTACGGATGATAGCTGCTTATCTCGGCATTTCCCTTAAGACACTGACCCGGATCCGGCACGCCCAATGGGCACGGTAA
- a CDS encoding DUF1398 family protein, protein MFTIEQIRQAHSKVQSGADFPAYITDLKALGITGYETWVKDGHTDYAGVDDQHAVSPAKYADLQVADNSDKALFKQHLQLHQQGHTDYPTFCRHCAEAGIEKWMVSIDQLTCTYYDKQGNQLLQEQIPQ, encoded by the coding sequence ATGTTTACCATAGAGCAGATCAGACAAGCGCACAGCAAAGTGCAGTCAGGAGCTGATTTTCCAGCCTATATAACCGACCTGAAAGCCTTGGGTATTACTGGTTATGAAACCTGGGTAAAAGATGGACATACGGACTATGCAGGCGTTGATGACCAGCATGCCGTTTCCCCGGCCAAATATGCCGATCTGCAAGTGGCAGATAATTCCGATAAAGCGCTGTTCAAACAGCACCTGCAACTGCACCAGCAGGGGCATACGGACTATCCCACCTTCTGCCGGCATTGTGCCGAAGCCGGTATTGAAAAATGGATGGTCAGCATTGATCAGCTGACCTGTACTTACTATGATAAGCAGGGCAATCAATTACTGCAGGAGCAGATACCGCAATAG
- a CDS encoding porin family protein — MKLKVTLVFLLLASASQAQQWHFGPKLDLNLTQVDGKGIKSSYTTGVQAGGFLQRELNTHWGLQTELLYTLSNVTRTSKFTTYYNINGRSNSREKFRLNSIGIPLLVRYELSERFTLLAGPQYSYLFATNENLVRNQEAFTKSEFSANLGGQFNIGGFSLSVRWNKGLNDINDIDDRYSWHSSRILVGFAVRIK, encoded by the coding sequence ATGAAGCTCAAAGTAACACTCGTCTTTTTATTGCTGGCATCCGCCTCCCAGGCCCAGCAATGGCATTTTGGCCCCAAGCTGGACCTGAATTTGACCCAGGTAGATGGAAAGGGGATCAAATCCTCCTATACTACCGGCGTACAGGCAGGCGGCTTTTTGCAGCGGGAACTGAATACCCACTGGGGTTTGCAGACAGAACTGCTGTATACCCTGTCCAACGTGACCAGGACCAGTAAATTCACCACTTACTACAATATCAACGGTAGAAGCAATTCCCGCGAAAAATTCCGCCTCAACAGCATTGGCATTCCGTTGCTGGTCCGCTATGAGTTGAGTGAAAGATTTACCCTGCTGGCCGGGCCCCAGTACAGCTATCTCTTTGCCACCAATGAGAACCTGGTGCGCAACCAGGAAGCTTTTACCAAATCCGAGTTCAGCGCCAACCTGGGCGGCCAGTTCAATATTGGCGGCTTCAGCCTTTCTGTGAGATGGAACAAGGGGCTCAATGATATCAATGATATTGACGACCGCTACTCCTGGCATTCCAGCCGCATACTGGTAGGCTTTGCCGTCCGGATCAAATAA
- a CDS encoding SDR family oxidoreductase translates to MRVFVTGASGFVGSAVVQELLSAGHQVLGMVRSDSAAEKLAAAGAEVHRGDLYDLESIKSGATGCDAVIHTAFNHDFTRFKENCETDRQVIGALTSVLAGTDRPLVVTSGLGLLSGFDRPVTENDNPKAGSDSIPRMASEEAAHAAAALGVNAYIVRLPPTVHGQGDHGFISILIGIAKEKGQAAYIGEGNNYWPAVHRLDAAALYRLIVEKRPALKVLHAAGEEGIPFREIATAIGNGLQLPVVGKPADEAAAHFSWFTHFAGMDCKAPSEQTRSATGWQPHQPTLLPDLEAHYFTAQQ, encoded by the coding sequence ATGCGTGTATTTGTAACAGGAGCCTCCGGCTTTGTTGGATCTGCAGTAGTACAGGAATTGTTATCGGCAGGTCACCAGGTATTGGGTATGGTGCGCTCTGACAGTGCTGCCGAAAAACTGGCAGCGGCGGGTGCGGAAGTCCATCGTGGCGATCTCTACGACCTGGAATCCATCAAAAGCGGCGCCACCGGCTGTGATGCGGTGATCCATACTGCTTTCAACCACGACTTCACCCGGTTCAAAGAGAACTGTGAGACCGACCGCCAGGTCATCGGCGCACTGACATCGGTCCTGGCCGGTACTGACCGTCCCCTGGTGGTTACTTCCGGCCTGGGCCTGCTCAGTGGCTTTGACCGGCCCGTAACAGAGAACGATAATCCCAAAGCCGGCTCGGACAGCATTCCCCGCATGGCTTCGGAAGAAGCTGCGCATGCAGCTGCCGCCCTTGGCGTGAATGCCTATATTGTACGCCTTCCACCTACCGTACATGGCCAGGGTGACCATGGATTTATCTCAATCCTGATCGGCATTGCCAAAGAAAAAGGACAAGCTGCCTATATCGGTGAAGGCAATAACTACTGGCCCGCAGTTCACCGGCTGGATGCTGCGGCACTCTACCGCCTGATAGTGGAAAAGCGCCCTGCGCTAAAAGTTTTGCATGCCGCAGGAGAAGAAGGGATACCCTTCCGGGAGATCGCAACAGCCATTGGTAATGGCTTGCAGCTGCCTGTTGTTGGTAAACCGGCCGATGAAGCCGCCGCCCATTTCAGCTGGTTCACTCATTTTGCTGGCATGGATTGCAAAGCCCCCAGTGAACAGACCCGCTCAGCTACTGGCTGGCAGCCTCATCAGCCTACCCTGCTGCCCGACCTGGAAGCACATTATTTTACAGCACAGCAATAA
- a CDS encoding AraC family transcriptional regulator, whose protein sequence is MEKTEQKLPPILSSCYFNVSRSGEQFVREHVLSCQVAGTLTVNDGKKDFVFNPGEFRFVRRNQLAKFVKTPPPGGEFRSLSIRLDQDMLQAISVEYGFTASKQAPCIDPVVNLPADPLFKAFMTSLDPYLQLPGTQNAALLDLKVKEAVLLLLRIQPALKNTLFDFSDPGKIDLEAFMNRNFHFNVELKRFAYLTGRSLATFKRDFEKIFHTSPSRWLLQKRLQEAYYLITEKGRKPSDVYLDLGFEDLSHFSFAFKNAFGAAPSRISQA, encoded by the coding sequence ATGGAAAAGACTGAACAAAAACTACCACCGATCCTGTCCAGCTGTTACTTTAACGTGTCCCGCTCGGGTGAACAGTTTGTACGGGAGCATGTCCTGAGCTGCCAGGTAGCCGGAACCCTTACCGTGAACGACGGTAAAAAGGATTTTGTGTTCAACCCCGGTGAGTTCCGCTTTGTCCGGCGTAACCAGCTGGCCAAATTTGTTAAGACCCCGCCGCCTGGTGGCGAGTTCAGGTCCCTGTCTATCCGGCTGGACCAGGACATGCTGCAGGCCATCAGCGTGGAATATGGGTTTACGGCCAGCAAACAAGCACCCTGTATCGATCCCGTGGTCAACCTCCCTGCCGATCCGCTCTTTAAAGCCTTTATGACCTCCCTTGATCCCTATCTCCAGCTGCCTGGCACGCAGAATGCCGCGCTGCTGGACCTCAAGGTCAAAGAAGCCGTACTGCTCCTGCTGCGCATACAGCCAGCACTGAAAAATACCCTCTTCGATTTCAGCGATCCCGGCAAAATAGACCTGGAAGCGTTCATGAACCGCAATTTCCATTTCAACGTTGAACTGAAACGTTTTGCTTATCTTACAGGAAGAAGCCTGGCCACGTTCAAACGCGATTTCGAAAAGATCTTTCACACTTCTCCCAGCCGCTGGTTATTGCAGAAAAGATTACAGGAAGCCTACTACCTCATCACGGAGAAAGGCAGGAAACCTTCCGATGTGTACCTGGACCTCGGCTTTGAAGACCTGTCGCATTTTTCCTTTGCTTTCAAGAATGCTTTTGGCGCGGCCCCTTCCAGGATCAGCCAGGCCTGA
- a CDS encoding Crp/Fnr family transcriptional regulator yields MDQLLQHLKQLHRLSTEMELVLRQHFEELVLPRGEYLITEGQVCRRLYFLQQGCLRGYYTLDGKEITHWFGFENDFVTSFHSFITQQPAVESIQLLEGCVLWSISKEALQSILNSHHELERLLRIAYEKYYIKLEERFVNAQFKTAKELYEDLLERTPHIIERVPLGHVASYLGISQETLSRIRSRI; encoded by the coding sequence ATGGATCAATTGCTGCAACACCTCAAACAGCTTCACAGGCTTTCCACGGAAATGGAGCTGGTACTACGCCAACATTTTGAAGAGCTGGTCCTGCCCAGGGGCGAATACCTGATCACGGAAGGGCAGGTTTGCCGGCGACTATACTTTCTCCAGCAGGGCTGCCTGCGCGGTTATTACACGCTTGATGGCAAGGAGATCACGCACTGGTTCGGCTTTGAGAACGACTTCGTCACTTCTTTCCATAGTTTTATTACCCAGCAACCTGCTGTAGAAAGCATCCAGCTGCTGGAAGGCTGTGTTCTCTGGTCCATTTCCAAAGAGGCCCTGCAATCCATACTGAACAGTCATCATGAGCTGGAACGATTGCTCCGCATCGCCTACGAAAAATATTATATCAAGCTGGAAGAACGGTTTGTGAATGCGCAGTTCAAAACCGCCAAAGAGCTGTACGAAGACCTCCTGGAACGTACACCCCATATCATTGAGCGGGTGCCGCTGGGCCATGTGGCTTCTTACCTGGGCATCTCGCAGGAAACACTAAGCCGTATCCGCAGCCGGATCTGA
- a CDS encoding carboxypeptidase: protein MKKALIIVSGLLSLHLLSAQTKPAKETPVVKEEKPAPGSRLLNPDHQVTIDNAVTIKGQRVPYRATTGSMPVWDEEGKVIAGVFYVYYERTDVKDRATRPLVFSFNGGPGSASVWMHIAYTGPKLLAIDDEGYPVQPYGYKDNPYSILDVADIVYIDPVNTGFSRIIDKNTPASKFFGVNADIKYLAEWLNTFVNRNNRWASPKYLIGESYGTTRVSGLALELQNQQWMYLNGVILVSPTDLDIERSGPVSAALRLPYFAATAWYHKKLEAGLQSKDLTAMLPEVEAFTVNELLPAMVKGGFLEEPAKKAIAARMARYTGLSETFILQNSLNIPVNMFWKELLRDKGYTIGRLDSRYLGIDRVDAGSSVDFNAELTSWLHSFTPPINMYLREELKYKTDLKYNMFGPVNPWDRTGGKTGENLRQAMAQNPWLKVFIQSGYYDGACDYFNAKYSMWNIDPSGKLKDRLSFEGYRSGHMMYLRREDLVKANEDIREFIRQSLPKAGDPARY from the coding sequence ATGAAAAAAGCCTTGATCATAGTTTCCGGACTGCTCAGCCTTCACCTGCTGTCCGCACAAACAAAACCGGCTAAGGAAACTCCCGTAGTCAAAGAAGAAAAACCGGCGCCTGGCAGCAGACTCCTTAACCCGGATCACCAGGTCACCATTGACAATGCCGTTACCATCAAAGGACAGCGCGTTCCCTATCGCGCCACCACCGGCAGCATGCCTGTCTGGGATGAAGAAGGCAAGGTTATTGCCGGCGTATTCTATGTATACTATGAGCGCACAGATGTGAAGGACCGCGCTACCAGGCCCCTGGTCTTCTCCTTCAATGGCGGCCCCGGCTCCGCCTCCGTATGGATGCATATTGCCTATACCGGTCCCAAGCTGCTGGCCATTGACGATGAGGGCTATCCCGTGCAGCCCTATGGCTACAAGGACAATCCCTACTCCATTCTGGATGTAGCAGACATTGTATACATTGATCCTGTAAATACCGGCTTCTCCCGGATCATCGACAAGAATACACCTGCATCAAAATTCTTTGGCGTCAACGCCGATATCAAATACCTGGCGGAATGGCTCAATACTTTTGTGAACCGCAATAACCGCTGGGCTTCTCCCAAATACCTGATTGGTGAAAGTTATGGCACCACACGGGTTTCCGGCCTGGCCCTGGAACTGCAGAACCAGCAATGGATGTACCTGAACGGGGTGATCCTGGTATCACCCACGGACCTGGACATTGAAAGAAGCGGACCGGTCAGCGCCGCCCTCCGCCTGCCCTATTTCGCCGCTACCGCCTGGTACCATAAAAAACTGGAAGCAGGCCTGCAATCAAAAGACCTCACCGCCATGCTCCCCGAAGTGGAAGCCTTTACGGTGAATGAACTGCTGCCGGCCATGGTGAAGGGTGGTTTCCTGGAAGAGCCGGCTAAAAAAGCTATCGCCGCCAGGATGGCCCGCTATACCGGTCTGTCCGAAACCTTTATCCTGCAGAACAGCCTCAATATCCCGGTGAATATGTTCTGGAAAGAACTGCTGCGCGATAAAGGCTATACCATCGGCCGGCTGGACTCCCGCTACCTCGGGATCGACCGGGTAGATGCTGGCAGCAGTGTGGACTTCAATGCCGAGCTGACCTCCTGGCTGCATTCCTTCACCCCACCCATCAATATGTACCTGCGGGAAGAGCTGAAATATAAAACAGACCTCAAATACAATATGTTTGGACCGGTAAATCCCTGGGACCGGACCGGTGGTAAGACAGGTGAGAACCTGCGGCAGGCCATGGCCCAGAATCCCTGGCTCAAGGTCTTTATCCAGTCGGGCTATTATGATGGCGCCTGCGATTATTTCAATGCTAAATACAGCATGTGGAATATTGATCCCAGCGGTAAATTGAAAGACCGGCTGAGCTTTGAAGGTTACCGTAGCGGACATATGATGTACCTGCGCCGGGAAGACCTGGTCAAGGCCAATGAGGATATCCGGGAGTTCATCCGCCAATCCCTGCCCAAAGCCGGCGATCCCGCCAGATATTAG
- the yiaA gene encoding inner membrane protein YiaA, giving the protein MEQRINQQPSAAFVAASWASLFIGVIAFNIGLWNAEMELNEKGYYFTVLMFGLFSAISVQKAVRDQMEGIPVTNLYYGISWFTTLLSILLLIIGLWNATLTKSEKGFYGMAYALSLFSAIAVQKNTRDARLRDNNQPKQDPAKQDHPQQ; this is encoded by the coding sequence ATGGAACAAAGAATCAACCAACAACCCTCTGCCGCCTTTGTAGCCGCCTCCTGGGCCTCCCTTTTTATTGGCGTTATTGCTTTTAATATAGGCCTCTGGAATGCAGAGATGGAGCTGAATGAGAAAGGCTATTATTTTACCGTCCTGATGTTTGGCCTCTTCTCTGCCATCTCCGTCCAGAAGGCTGTGCGCGACCAGATGGAAGGTATTCCCGTTACCAATCTCTATTATGGTATTTCCTGGTTTACCACCCTGCTGTCCATTCTGCTGCTGATCATCGGCCTCTGGAATGCCACGCTGACCAAAAGTGAAAAAGGTTTTTATGGTATGGCCTATGCCCTCAGTCTTTTTTCCGCCATTGCAGTGCAGAAAAACACAAGGGACGCACGCCTGCGCGATAATAACCAGCCTAAACAGGATCCTGCCAAGCAGGATCATCCTCAACAATAA